In the Silene latifolia isolate original U9 population chromosome 1, ASM4854445v1, whole genome shotgun sequence genome, ATGTTCATAAATGGCAATTTCAAAAGCTCTCATCCTTTCACTATGAGCAGAGCCATTGCGATCGTAAGATGATATTTCACAGATGTTGAGCTTCATTGCTGCTTTAACCACCTCTTCTCCAACTGCTTTTGCAACTTCCTGTGAAAGAATTAGAAGTCGTGTTACTCCTAGACTTTTGTGTTGCCATCTGAGACTTGTaagaaattttttaaattttttttgttttattgtcTAGACTGATTTGAGAAAATGTCGTAgtaaaatgataaataacatagaCTAGAAGTCCATAATTCTTACTGCAATAAACCAAATCAATGCTTTTCATTCTAGAGAGCTGTCAATGTTAAGACCTAGCAAAGCCAACCAACCCAAGCCGAGCATAACATTAATAGCTATTTCTATTTTCACCAGCAAATAAATATAGTACTATTGTTTATTTATTGAGGATTATTGCGAGTGCTTACCGCTGTATTCATATCGGTATCAGTGCGGAGATATTTCTGCAGAGTGCTTCCGTAAAACAAACATTTCTTATTCTCATCATCAACCAACATTGCATACAATTGTTTATCTGAACAGAATACTGAAAGTCTTGGCTTGGTTGGAGTACCATTATACTGAGGTTAGCAAACATGTCATCTTAGTAAGTTTGCATTAACTATTTGTTCTAAATGGGTGTTACTTATGTGTTAAAGGCAAAATGTGAATATAAAACATTTACCAAATAGGAATGATAGTACCTTTTTCCGCAATCTTCTGTTTCGTATTTTTGGGCTTTCAGTCCGAGTATTAGCCCTTTTCCTCATCTTCGCTTCAACTAGCAATGGCCTCCAACAAAAACCTACAAACATATCAAGGAACTCGAATTGCTGAAGCTCCCATTCGGCGACCAATTCCCATAACAACATCACATCGACTTATATAACAGATATAAACAGCTtgataagaagattattagttccGACTTACTTCCAATTTGTGACGAAAACAAACGAACATTAAACGGCGTCAAATGAGTCCTAGTGAATGAACAAATGTTGACATTTTGTATTGGACAGAGATTCAAAAGAGCCATAAACGTGAAACCTGTAAGAAGAACAACAGTGGTGAATTTGCACAAACAGGTGGTGTGCAcagcaacaaaaaaaaaagcatcAAGTTAAATTGTTAATGGGTAGTACTGATGATGAATTGTGTAGATAACAGGATTAAATGAAGGAGTTTGTCTCTCTTCTCCATTGAAGGACAGGTCAAGAGCTTAAAGGTAATAATTAAATTGGAAATCGCATACCTTGAGCTGATTATTTTTTACAAAACAATTATGGACGTGCTCTCAGGGGCGATGCTAGGAATTGAACTAAGGGGGTGCCGGATATCAACAAACCACGAGATTAGAGTAGCTATAGAGCAAAAGTTATAGCGAGAGATTGAAGTTTGAACATAATATTTTTTgggtgttgattttcgcagtacaaatTTTACTCAATACAGTACACTTTTCCAATACTGCCCCTCCCATTTCCTACCTCCCAAACTCCCTCATCCTTTCTCTCTCCTTCTACCacgtaaaagaaaaaaaaagtgattCAATTTAACACCACCTCCTTCACCAgcaaccaccaacaaccaccctgTTTGCCCTTTTTCACTCTGTCGGCCGTCATCTCATCGGCCACCGGCGAATCTCCGGCGTAATCCCGTCGACGACCTCCTATTTTACTCGCCCCCCCTTCATCAAAGACCTCACTCCCTCTCGATTCCGATGATCGCCAGAGCCATATCATCCTCCCAACCGCCCGGAATCTACGCCAGCCCTAACCACCAAACAACACCTTAATAAAACCAAAACCCTTAATAGTCCATAATTCTAATTAATGAACACTAATTTCAtgtataatttataattaaccaaccaaaaacatgttatatatttgatttgTATTGTATAATTGAAGAAATTATGATCGAATTCGGAGGTTGTATGGTTGGGAATTTGAGAGAACTTAATTTAGGGGTGTATAGTTCAAGGGTATGTAAATGGAAATTAATGTAAAAATTGTACTgaaatgagtaaaatgtgtactgcgaaaataaattacgtattTTTTTTAAGGTAAAATTATACTCCTTCCTATTCTATATAATCGTCCCATTGTGAAaatggcacaagaattaagaaagtgagtttagaccacacaaaaccGACAAtgagacagttatgtgaatagacggaaatggaattgaatttggaccacacaacacttaccaaaaatagaCAATGGGACAGTTACCCGACTAGACGGAAATGGACAATGTGACGATTATTTGGAATAGGAGAGAGTAAATTTTAGCTTCTGCCTACGAAATTAAGTAAATGTAACCAAAAATAATAAACTTCTCTATTTTGTAGATGGCAATTGTGGACCATGAGTTTGATCCTGTCGAAATTGAACCTGTTTTAAATCAATTTCATGATTaatttatgttaaataatattagtGTAAGGTATTATCTTTGAATTAAGTAAATATAAGGAAAATATAATTATATATTGATAATTCCATATCTAATAATTTTCCCTCCTACACTTCCTATATTTGAAGATAATTCCatcaataattaaataatatatctGCCACGTGTTAACACTTTATTCGTGGTGTACAGAAGATTCTGTATACCGAGTGTCATCGTAGCATCTTCCATTTTTAATGGGCACATATATTCTTCATTTTGATAtgctttgtaaaaaaaaaaatatttcctaGTTGCAAAATACGGTCAAGCGCTTCAGTTTTGATCTCCAACACAAAATAAAATACAAGTATACTAATAATATAAGCAacaaaatttttaaaaataaacaaataaataaatagccCACTAAAATTGTAAATGGTGGGAGTCGAACTCGAGTCTTGAGCATGGGAGTTTAAGCCTTTATTGAGACAACTTAATAATCATAATGCAATAgccaataggtcttggtatagacgggtgggacgaacagacgggtaaagacctctaataaaatgggtaggggggacaaggtgggtcACCCCTCATATGCTTtacactttatggcaaatgggtattttgtaaggggaaatggtatccgtctatacgtatagacggatagtgtccgcctataatgagaatttgtgatcatAATGATAATCCACCCCATTGAAAAATATTTGTTCTGAAAATTAGAGGGGATGTAGTTGAACCCCCTGCACCCCCTCTAGAACCGCCTCTGCGTGCTCTTGTTTTTAGTTGTTGCTTAGGTGAGATTATCAGTAAGATTCTCCCAAGTCTTAAAAGACTCTGCTATAACAGCTTTctactaacttttattatttctttattattcagACACACTTTAGACTTACCTCACACTTTATACATTATACGTCAAACTGATCTCAAAGTCTACTTTTCCACTTCACTTTCTTTTTTACATAAAAGAAATGATACATGTTGTCCACTCATtgaataattttatttttaaaacgggGTCAAGACTCGCCCAAATTGCTCACAATATTTTCCTGACAAATTCTCAAGTATTACAGTGTATTTTTTCCTTGCTTTCTCTCGATAGAAGTATTACACTAAAGATGTGAGGTGTGAACACTTTACCAGAAAGAGAGAGAAAGGGAAGAGTGTGTTTATGGCTTTCTGGCTTCGCAATTCGTTTGCAATTATTGTAGATATCAGTAAGCTAGTCGGTAAGGTTATGACTGGTGGTATTTAATTATTTAGAGAAATAAGGACCTGTTTGtaattttttatggttttcaGGTGGGTTGTTCATCATTAAAGTAGGAGAAATATGGATTATCTTCATTTCTtttctctccattttctctcacaaactCATTTAATATATTATCTTTTCTAGACATTAACTCTTTATTTTTATGCATAAATCGTAAACCGACCGATGTTGACCGGATACAATCTGGACCGTTAATAGGTaatggcctctccatttctttttaggaaatggagaggattttGACTCGAGAAATGTTACCTGCTTGAAAGCTACACCTACTTTACCAAGATACGTGCTTGATTTTTGTTGCTTGGTTTTATTGGTCGATTTTTTTGAAGTGGCTTTATTCAAACTACAAGATACTCGTATACTAGCTTACGATTGGGCGAACATATAACTTGGGAACAATATTGCTGAAAATATCTATGTGGCATCAGGGGCGGCCAATGAATTATAGAGGCTCTGTTCAAAATATTCGGTGGAGGCCCTAAATTACAACCACTAAAATATTAACCATCCCTCTGTGCAATAGAAATGATCCTTCTTCATTTGCATGCATTAAAACGCAATTACATTCGAGAAAATATATCGAATTCTAAAGCATAAACTTGATAGATTTGAGATAGTGACCCTAAAACTAAGTCAGTCAGAGTAAATTTATCAACTATATTAATCAAAGAAACCGAGAAAGAAAACAATGAAATTATGCAACCCCTAACAAATAACGAAGTAACAAAGAAACcaaaatataaaaaattaaagaaaaattAGTACcgtaaaaccaaaaccaaaagaaaTAAAATTGGAATAAGTTTATACTCCCTCTATCcccgtcatttgtttaccttcggTTTTGACGCAAATACAAGTGGATAATAATTGATTAATAGGTTATGTGGATAATTAAATTACCCTTCAAAAATATACCAAAATTTGAAAAGTAAGTAAATATAAGACACTCATAAATAAAACACGTAAACAAATAAAGGGAGAACGAGTATAATTATTCTTCTACGGAGTAAAAAAAGAGGTTAAAGGTGGAAGATGAgagagaaaaacaaagaaaataagGAAAAGTCAAATAGTGTACTGGATTTGATGTAGGCCATATTTGCGGAACAAAGAGATTGTTGTTAGTGTATTGTTTTGGGCCACAATACTTATACCTAACCATGGTTATTTTTTATTCTACACGTTAAAGGGTCGGACCCAGAAATTTGGGGCCCTTTATTTTATGAGCCCCGGTGCAGTGAGCTGAATTGCTCTACCTCTGGGCCGCCCTTGTGTGGCATGTCAAGCTAGAATATAATGTAGCTTACCATTAAATATGCTCTTATAACCCGGCTCAAATCGTCAGTGTATATTTGCCTTTACAAATCCCTTTTATAATTGTTAATTTATAAATAGACAAATCATTAATACacatttactttattttttttcCTCCAATCAAAATACTTAGGtgtgaaatatgaaaattaataATGTGTCGATTTAACTAAAACACGCTAAAAATAATAGCCTTATATATACCGCGCATGACCCTTCCATGGAGAATTGTTATTGGGAAATAATTAATGGTGATTGTTGGAATAGTGGTGGCATTAGTTTTAGTAGTATAATTATTGAGTATTGAAAATGGAGAGATGATAATGATTGTAATGACAATTCCACATTTCGACCGAATTTTGTTGTTAATGTAATATTGTAATCAAAGCTTTTGTTTCTGCTGTTACTGGTTGTTCACTTGTTCTATACTTCTATTTCTTTACTTTACTTTTTGGCTTTTTTGGTCATTTCTCCACCTCCCTTGAGAGTTGAAGCCCTTCCTTTGTTTTCATCTGTGTGTGCCCACTGGcgtggtgtagatacccagtatctgctgagactccaacaaacacccgatgattatcggactacaacatgttttggaatcgcggcgtttgatcgacagtttgtgtacaactttacgtcgaaaaacttaaaacgatttcgaaaataaaacatctcaaaacatttcaaaagtacttggagtgtttaatgcacggcgacagggtcgcaatgacactaactagagtcaaaaccggcaccggaccaaaaaccgactcaaaaattcaaatcccgactccaacaacgagttgaaccgagtcaaccacaaaaacccaaacatttcaaaccttctaccttaagttttcccggattcatgttggtcaagtaccaaacatgtgactacaaaacctaggatagaacaaatcatgattgcgtttgttgtgaaagtgacaacacagctcgaagacccgcgacgtggctcgcgcctctttgagcagcccaggtggccacgtcgctcaaaacttacACAACCattcattctcctataaatacccctcaaatgccacccatttgagagttacgcgagtgtccgccccctcttttctcccttcaaattctcgactcgacttctaaagtcacaatccgacgcgtatttacgacctaccgatcgtaaacacgagccttacacattgtttggtaccgtcatcgtgcattaaatcacttgaccgaccacttcgaccactacaccatcactaaacttttaaaacactcttttacttacaaaaacggttttaaaccgagttttttccgatcaaacgagttgttacacttacgtcggtcactcgccataaccaaacatgtaagtatgagggtgtaaaaatcctcttttattgtgttttcatttgtttcatgactctaacatgctaaaacatgcataacatgaaccaaaacatggaataaacgagccataactgatttttggtctgaggtagaagccccttaggtcgccaactagctcgcgcctaaatggggtattcagaccagaaatcaactgtgtttgttctcgtcatttcccttaatccatttttcatatttgtaatcggttttcaccatttcaagtattttcgaacctttgttttatttcacatgttttaaccataaagcatttttcactcttggttcttcataccatgacggttaaatccgtgtttcggtgataatatttggttaatgacatttagaaggtattttaaagccttttatttcatttctttacattttcaaacaaacatgttagtcaccaacacaaagtcatctttggttctacataccatgccggattttaacccgggtacgatgatgagtaccgactaattacattcaaatggacttaaaacaattagtccgtaatcattttcaaaactattcatgtcaagtttgtcaaaatgAACCcggcaccgaatattatcaaaataatgatgattattcgagtcgagttcctcaaatcaacaaatgcggtctaaacgaccccttcaaatcaaaccgggttcaaatacccattttcaacacgttttataacattttctaaaaggtcagaacacggtacataaaccgtgggctaacccgcgcctaaaccgGCTCTccctttctcattttcaaaaccagagggaagcCCTTTGTATCGCCAGCTGGCGCGCGCCTCATGTAGTCATCGATACTGGGGCTGTTCCCTTCAAAGATTAGTCTAGAACGATCCGACTCGGTTAACCTtgggatataggacggatcagacgactattcaaaccgtatttgcaaaatgccttactaagacaaatggatcatgttatgcaccctaaacctaatacggtaaatggatgtttaatttccgtcttgcatgcaaatcaatcattaatccaactcgacatcttatacttgatacttggattaaatcaaccgatttagaaagctctcacctgttaggtttaaattattggatgcgcattcatgcatttaaaccgttctatcaacttttgcattcaaccaaccaagatcgatcagtagaggccgctaaacgcgggcgggattgggtgtctgattaaagggcttcccaatacgtaccttcacctcttactcagaaactttggatagtggacgaccttatccagggcgtacgagagtcattctagagataggatgataaAGAAGgtcgatttccttatctttagtacctatgtcaaacgctgctttgtacttcgatttgaccgaggtataaagtggaattcgaacgggttccaggcatcccacaaatgcttggtggcgactccgaacatctctaatcgtttcgagacccttaccgagacgaaaccgaccgatctaaaacgatccggtcgaaaacatttttacgccgccgagcgtggctttcaaaaaagaccgttgtacgtccacagatcgaagtgggcttgcaggtgggccgtgTCCACACGTGGCCATGGTGTACTAGAGTAATTAGGCTATTAGGTATGTGGTCCAAAATTGATTTAGGATTCAATTAGTCTCACTAGACGGGTATATTCGTCTAAAGTGTAGACGGGCCTTACATAATAAGATAAAGTAGTGACATTCCACTTGTTTTTTGTCTTATTATAAAAGTGGCGTCATATTTGATTcgtctacaactttagacggataatgtctgtctaaagtgagaatttgtgtttagGATTTTAGGCCATGTCTTTTTGGGATTAGTTTCTCTAAATTTGTTTTAGATGCGAAAGTTCATATCAGTTTAGTTCatatgttaattttataagtttAGTTCAAATTTTATAAGGTTTTGTTTTAGTTGGGCTTCAATTTTTTATACAaattgaattgaacttaaatatTTAAGCTGTGCTTACTTGATCtgagctgaactaaactaaatttataggGTTTGAAATGAACTGAATttaaaaaagcacaataatagaGGAACTGCATTATAGTGTTATGTTTTTTTATATGATTTCATTATTAATTAATGTGCTAATAAGCTCTCATTTATTCACCACCTCTTCtttgctccatctccatctccagaCCCACATCCTCTCTATCGGCTTCCACACTAAGCCTATCTTCATCGAGTCTTCGGTAACCGCTATAGGGGCGTCAAAGTAAGAAGTGCGGGGTGGTGCATGGTTGTGACTTAAGAGCGGGGATGCAATGGATCCAAAATCCTGCCCAGATCCAATGGGTCGGATTCGAATCTCAATGTTTTGGATCCGGTGGACATGTATATGGAACTGTATCATAACCATATTGTTGGAATATAATCCCCACATGTGAGTGTCCCACAGTTGGAGAAAGAGAGATTGTACCACTTTATAACCAAGAGGGCTACTCCTTCTATTGTCAATTGGTTTTAAAATAGAACCTCATTAAACTTATGAATCAGACTCTCTCTCCTTCATTTGCGTGTGACTTTAGGGGGTGTGAAGAAACCCAATAAATTCCACATGTGAGTTGTCCTACATtgataaaagaagaaaaaatttAGCTATGTTGGAGCACTTTGGGGATTCATTAATTCTCACTCTGGGGGCGCTCTCATGGTTTCGCCCTGGGTGTCGTAGGGACCTCAAATGAGTGTCCCCGCATTGTTGGAGAAAGAGAAATTGTACTATATAACCAAGGGGGTCACTCccctattgccaattggttttagggtGGAACCTCTTTGAACTTATGAAGCGGACTATATCTCCTCCTTTTGGGTGTGACCCAAACCCGTTTGCATGATTTAACACATATCCATAGTTACATCATATAAATAAGTAGAATTATACTAGAAGTTCGGTAAGTCATATAAATAAGTAGAATTATACTAGAATTTCGGCCTTACCGAACCCTAGGATGTGAGATATAAATCATCTTAGGATCAGTATGTGGTCTACGAGTATGTTGTATAATTGTACTTGTCGATGGGATGCAAGtcggctatatatatatatacactacaagaaaaacaatcaaaagcgacggaagagatcaactaagaccaacatatgtatttgagtccataagttctattaagggcccttggatggtgaaaatggatggcCAAAATCAACctccaaaaagtgtgtttatggactaatatcactcattctctcctccttcactaatccttctaattaatcatTAATTCACTATAAgttcttttcctctcatccacttctctcacatatcacacaactcatctcctctctcaaaccccaaaaaataaaaacccaaaaaatccaaataaataaaaaaccccaaaaacccaaataaataaataaaacccaaaaaatccaaataaatcaaaaaacccaaaaaatccaaataaataaaaaaacccaaataaatcattcatttctctcttcctcattcaccaacacccaccactatcccacccgacaccacccaacgcccacccccaccgccacccacctccaccaccgccgtcggtaaattctataaactcgttttttttttccagattttgcgtctcggttattttcgtcacttttttttttttttcagattttgtgttaaatttgttgtttggggtcggtttattttatttgttaatttttgttggtttttgttgttacttattcttttcaaatatcttcttgttatacgtttttttttaaaaaaaatttcgggttttaaatatcgtttttttttggtgatatacttttttatttttacaaatgtcgtttctttaaaattcgtcttgttatataaattattagatctaaaaagaagatatttgaaactttagtctttattcactgacattatgtataactttaatttacattatgtacaacttcaatgatattgtgtgcaacttcaccgatattatgtataacttcaatgaacattatgtataacttcactgacattatgtataactccactgacattatgtataactttaacttACATTATGTACAACAATGACATTGTGTTAGTTTCAAATCTTAATTACATTTAGACAAAAGTTATACTAtcatggattaaagttacacgatttttggattaaagttatacaaaaaaggactaaaattataatattatggactaaagttacacaattttggactaaagttatactattatggactaaagttacacaattttggactaaagttatacaaaaaagttatacaaaaagactaaagttatacaaaaatggactaaagttatacaaaaatggactaaagttatacaaaaacagactaaagttatacaaatatggactaaagttatacaaaaatggactaaagttatacaaaaacagactaaagttatataaaaatggactaaagttatacaaatttagtccaattttttgtataactttagtccaaatttgaatTGATACAAAATCttgtttgtataaatttagtccatatttgtataactttagtcaatttttgtataactttagtctttatttgtataactttagtccatatttgtataactttagtctgtttttgtataactttagttcatttttgtataactttagtccatttttgtataactttagtcttttttttgtataacttttagtcattttcgataaattagttggaatttatataattttatgttactttagtccaattttttgtataactttaatccatatttgtataactttagtcaatttttttataactttaatccttatttgtataactttagtctatatttgtataactttagtccatatttgtataactgtagtccattttttttataactttagttctTATTTGTagaactttagtcaatttttgtattactttagtccatatttgtataactttaaagtttaaagggtataactttagtccacatttgtataactttaaactttaatgttaaaaaggtataactttagtcgtaaatagtccaccataataacaaaaaaacgttaatctaacaaaaaaacccgtaaatctaagaaaaacccaaatataaaaaaaaagccAAATAACAATGAtcactgaagttgcacataaggGCATTGAAGTTGTACACAATGACCACTGAAGTTGTACGAAATCTGAAATAACAAAAAAAGAACCGaaatctaaaaaaataaaaaactaaaaaaaattctaaaaaaaaaaaaacccagatttaagaacaataaaaaatgtaaatcaaaaattttaaaaaaccgTCACAAATCAACCACCACCAACGGATAAAAACTCAAAACCAACAAATCTAATATGAAAACATTAGAaaatacaataacaatataaaacaaataacaataacaacctaCCATACCCATATCTGAaaatacaataacaatataaaacaaataacaatgaAAACATTTGAAAAACTCGAAAAATCGGCCAAAACCAAAAATAACACACAAAAAAGCATGTACTCAGTAATGGAAATTGCATCAATTGACTATGATAAGGGCATAGAGAGTTCTATGATTCAGTTTGCTTCATCTACTACAAAAATTAACAAGCACCCACCTTGTACACAACAGTACtatttgaagaaaaaagaaaaaaaaaaaccagaaaaACGCATGGCCCAGATCtgtgaagaaaaaagaaaaaaaattgaatggAGGAGAAGAACGAGGTGGCGGCAGTGAGGCATGAAGGAGGGAGGAGGTGGCGTCGGGTCTGGTGGTGTTGGCGCTGGGGTTGTGGGTTGATGTCGGTGTTGCTGTTGGTTGTTATTGATGTTGCTGTTGATgtcggtgttgttgttgttgttgttgttgttgttattcttgaTGTCGGTGGTGTTAGCGGGTGCAGTGGTGTTGGCGGATTGTGGGTCGGGTGGGGTgtgtggtggggtggtggtgggcagcaggtgggtcgggtgtggtgttTAGAGGAGGggttgttttggttttttttttgttgttttagtttggtttttattttgtatcagtttggttttttttttgtttagtgagggtgggaggaaaatgagagagaaagagtgaatgggagaagtgagagaggatgagtgaatgaggaaatgggttgggagattagaatggggaAGGAGTTATACAGATTAGGAGGAGTTATACAGgattagggaggttcatttgtgacccttgaatgagatgtaatctcatccctccattccttccatcctaaggtccttataaAGAGACTTCAGTGACTCATAAGATGTAAGGCGCTTATataacccttctctctctctctctctctctctatatatatatatatatatatatatatatatatatatatatatatatatataggatccggtgagaacgaacgtTCGGTGAGAACGAATATCCACCCTTAgattaaattaataaaacaaatccATCAAACTTAATGCCAATTTAGTAACACCACGACAAACATATTCATCTACAATTCAGCAACACCACCTTCCACGACAACAGCCAACCGTCGCCGAAAACCACCATAACCGACGCCGGCTATATCACCATCAACCACAGAAAACACCGACGACATCCCCAATCATCATAAACGGCTGGAATTTTTGGATCCTTCGAAATCAATATAAAACTCAGACACACAATTCGATGTTAAATTCGATCA is a window encoding:
- the LOC141612738 gene encoding uncharacterized protein LOC141612738, with the translated sequence MALLNLCPIQNVNICSFTRTHLTPFNVRLFSSQIGSFCWRPLLVEAKMRKRANTRTESPKIRNRRLRKKYNGTPTKPRLSVFCSDKQLYAMLVDDENKKCLFYGSTLQKYLRTDTDMNTAEVAKAVGEEVVKAAMKLNICEISSYDRNGSAHSERMRAFEIAIYEHGFLPLQ